Genomic segment of Streptomyces zhihengii:
GCAGTCGGACAGCGGCACCGGCTCGCCCATCGCGACGAGGATCTTGCGGGCGCCGCCGAACGCCTCGCGGCCGTGGGCGCACAGGATGTTGTCGACGAGCATCAGGTCGCCCGCCTGCCAGGTCTCGCGGACGGTGACGGCCTGGTAGGCCTCGTTGACGGCGTCGACCTCGGCGTCGGTGAGGGCGGTGCCGTCGCCGAGGCGGGTGTCGAAGGGCAGGCCGTCGGGGCCGAAGGTCTCCGTCAGCACCTCGCGCACGTCCTCGTCGAGGCTGCGTGCGTTCCAGAAGGCGAAGTGGTTGAACCAGGCGCGCTCGCCAGTGACCGGGTGGGTGATGATCGCCGAGCGGAGCTGACGGGTGCGCAGGGTGTCCTCGTCCAGCCACTCGTAGCCGATGGCGTGCTCGTCGCAGTACTCCTCGGCGCCCGCGGGGTCCTCCGAGGAGAACGCCTTGCGCCAGGGCATGCCGGCCAGGTCGGAGTAGTTGCGCACGAGGAGCCAGCCCGCCTTCTCGAACCGCGCCACGAGCTCCGGCGGGAGGAGGGCGAGCGCCTTGCGCATGTCGCCGACGGTGGTGGCGCCGCCGGTCTCCGGGGCGGTGATGCAGCCGAAGAGCAGGACACCGGGGAAGTCGAGGGTGTAGCTGTTCTCGTTGTGCAGACGGATCGGCTGGGCGGCCGGCAGGTCGGTGGAGGAGAAGACGCCCTCGCCGAAGTCGGTGCGCGGGGTGGCCTTCTCCTTGTAGCCGGCGCGCTCGCTGACGAGCGCGTCACGGGCCTCGGCGAAGGTCGCCGCGTCGGTGACCGGCAGTCCGCGCAGCATCAGCGCGCCCGAGCGGTGCAGTTCGGCCTGGATGGCGGACCGCTGCCCGGTCAGCCAGGCGGTGGCCTCCGCCATGCCGGCGAAGCGCGGCACCTGGACGAGCGCGGGCTTGCCGGGCTCGCGTACGACGGTGATGCCCGCGGCGGCCGGGGTGGGTGCGAAGGTGGTCATCGTGGTTCCTCGTCTTCCGTGTCTTCCGTGGATGTGCGGAGCGGTGGTGTCCGTGGCTGTGCGGAGCGGAGTCCTCCGTGGGTGCGCGGGAGGGGTGGCGCCGCGGCCGTGCGGAGGCCCGGGTCAGGCGGCGGTGGCCGCGCTGCCGTGGAGGGCTTCGAGGACCGGGGTGAGCCGGGCGAAGAAGCCGGGCAGGTCCTGCTGGAAGTAGAAGTGGTCGCCGGGCAGCACCTCGGGCTCGGTCTCCTGACCGGCCACCAGGGACCAGCCGCCGAGCATGTCGACGGGGACGATCGGGTCGGCGTCGCCGCCGAACACCGCGACGGGGCAGTCCAGCCGCACGCCGGGTGCGGTGCAGCGGTAGGCGTCGTCGATGGCGAAGTCGGCGCGGATGGACGGCAGGACGATCTCGCGGAGCTCCGGGTCGTCGAGGATGCCGTCGTCGGTGCCGCCGCGCTCCTTGATGGCGGCGACCAGCTCGTCGTCGTCGAGCCGCTCCGGGTGCACGGGCGCCTGGTTGGGCAGGACGGGGGCGCGGCAGGCGGAGGCGATCAGCCCGCGCGGGGTGCGCCCGGCGGCCTGGAGGGCGCGGGTCACCTCGAAGGCGACCAGGGAGCCCATGCTGTGCCCGAGGACCACCAGGGCGCCGGTGTCGGCGGGCAGGGCGTCGACGACGGGCAGCGCGAGGTCGTCCACCGAGGCCGGCAGGTCCTCGCAGTAGCGGGCGCCGCGGCCCGGGTACTGGCCGATCAGCAGCCGTACGTCGGCCGGCAGGTGGTCGCGCCAGACGCTGTACGCGTGGGCGTTGCCGCCCGCGTGCGGGAGCACCAGCAGCGACAGGCGGTGCGGCGCGTCCCCGGGCAGGTCCCAGACGACGTCCTCGGGTGCGGGCGTCGGGGAGGTCGTGGCGTCGTTGCTCATGAGCTGATCCGATCTGTCTCGGTGCGGCGGCGGAGGGCGGGTCGGGCCTTCCGCGCCGGGGCGGCCTTGAGGGATTCGATGTGTGCGGCGAGCCGGGCCGGGGTCGGGTGCCGGAAGACGTCGCGGACGGTGAGGCGCACGTCGAGGGCGCCGGCGATGTGGTTGGTGAGGCGGGCTCCGAGGAGCGAGTGGCCGCCGTGGTGGAAGAAGTCGTCGTCGACGGTGAGGGGGGCGGTGGTGGCGAGGGTGCCCCGGAAGAGGGCGAGCAGCGTCTCCTCCAGCGGGGTGCGCGGGGCGCGTCCGCCGGTGGCGAGGGGGGCCGGATCGGGCAGGGACCGCTTGTCCACCTTGCCGTTCGGCGTCAGCGGCATCCGCTCCAGCACCGTGAGGTAGGTGGGGACCAGGTGCTCGGGCAGCCGCTCCGCCACATGGCGGCGGATGTCGTCGGGCTCGGTCACCCCCTCGGTGACGAGGTGGGCCGCGAGCCGGTCGCGGTACACGGTGACGACGGCCTGGGTGACGGAGGGGTGGGTGAGCAGGGCGGCCTCGGTCTCGCCGGGCTCGACACGGAAGCCGCGGATCTTGATCTGGTCGTCCGCCCGGCCCTCATAGACGATCCGGCCCCCGGTGTCGAAGCGCGCCAGGTCACCGGTCCGGTAGAGGCGGGCGCCCTTGGTGCCGTACGGGTCGGGCACGAAGCGGGAGGCGGTCAGGTCGGGGCGGCCGAGGTAGCCGTGGGCGAGGCCCTCGCCGGCGAGGTAGAGCTCGCCCGTCACACCGGGCGGGCACAGGTTCAGATACGGATCGAGGATGTAGGCGCCCTTGTTGACCAGCGGCACCCCCACGGGCACCAGGGCGGGCGGGGCGTCGCCGCGCGGGATGGCGTGGGTGGTGGTGAAGCCCATCGACTCGGCCGGACCGTACCCGTTCACCACCTCGACACCGGGCCGCAGGCGCTGGAGCTTGTGGACATGCGCGGGGGACGCTGCCTCGCCGCCGGTGAAGGCGACCGTCACCGACTCGAACGCCTCGGGATGCTCGTCCACCAGGAAGTTGAACAGGCTCGCCGACAGCTGGAGCATCGTCACCCCGTGCCGGCGCGACAGCTCAGCGATCAGCGCCGGCTCCGGACGCTGCCCCGGCTGGAGCACCGACACACCGCCGTGCAGCAACGCGCCCCAGAACTCCAGACTGAACGCGTCCCACGACACCGGCGAGCACTGGAGGAACACCTCCTCCGCACCGAACCGGCCGTAGGACTGACCGCTCACCGTCGACACCAGATTCCGGTGCGACGACAGGATCCCCTTCGGACGCCCCGTCGAGCCCGAGGTGAACATCACGCACGCCGTGTCGTCGCCGGTGACCTCCAGGCCGAGGTCGTCCGCCGCGAGGGCGGTCAGGTCGGCTGCCGAGGCGGTGACCGTGGTCCACGGGCCGTCGACGCGGGGGGCGAGCGCGGTGGTGGTGACGAGGTGGCCGATCCCGGCGT
This window contains:
- a CDS encoding thioesterase II family protein; this encodes MSNDATTSPTPAPEDVVWDLPGDAPHRLSLLVLPHAGGNAHAYSVWRDHLPADVRLLIGQYPGRGARYCEDLPASVDDLALPVVDALPADTGALVVLGHSMGSLVAFEVTRALQAAGRTPRGLIASACRAPVLPNQAPVHPERLDDDELVAAIKERGGTDDGILDDPELREIVLPSIRADFAIDDAYRCTAPGVRLDCPVAVFGGDADPIVPVDMLGGWSLVAGQETEPEVLPGDHFYFQQDLPGFFARLTPVLEALHGSAATAA
- a CDS encoding TauD/TfdA family dioxygenase gives rise to the protein MTTFAPTPAAAGITVVREPGKPALVQVPRFAGMAEATAWLTGQRSAIQAELHRSGALMLRGLPVTDAATFAEARDALVSERAGYKEKATPRTDFGEGVFSSTDLPAAQPIRLHNENSYTLDFPGVLLFGCITAPETGGATTVGDMRKALALLPPELVARFEKAGWLLVRNYSDLAGMPWRKAFSSEDPAGAEEYCDEHAIGYEWLDEDTLRTRQLRSAIITHPVTGERAWFNHFAFWNARSLDEDVREVLTETFGPDGLPFDTRLGDGTALTDAEVDAVNEAYQAVTVRETWQAGDLMLVDNILCAHGREAFGGARKILVAMGEPVPLSDCSPTTAPSASPYGM